The following proteins come from a genomic window of Ferrovibrio sp. MS7:
- a CDS encoding SDR family NAD(P)-dependent oxidoreductase: protein MNLQNKVAVVTGAASGLGFGTCKALAAAGAKIVGLDRDKEKLATLAAELGANGITCAVDVADEASVQAGIDAAMQAFGAIHVAVNCAGVADSAKTLSRGQPFPMATWSKVLAINLTGTFNVIRFAAQAMSANPPEESGERGVIVNTASGAAWQGQIGQAAYSASKAGVMGLTLPVARDLAEIGIRVVTIAPGLFDTSMVAGLPENVSQSIINRMILYPSRMGQASEFGALVRHIAENQYLNATTISLDAGARMAAR from the coding sequence ATGAATTTGCAGAACAAGGTTGCCGTGGTCACCGGCGCCGCATCGGGTTTGGGATTTGGTACCTGCAAGGCCTTGGCCGCTGCTGGCGCCAAGATCGTCGGCCTGGATCGCGACAAGGAAAAGCTGGCGACTCTGGCTGCTGAACTCGGCGCCAATGGCATCACCTGTGCCGTCGACGTGGCCGATGAGGCCAGTGTGCAGGCTGGTATCGACGCGGCGATGCAGGCCTTTGGTGCCATCCATGTGGCGGTGAATTGCGCCGGCGTCGCTGATTCGGCCAAGACGCTCTCGCGCGGTCAGCCTTTCCCGATGGCCACCTGGAGCAAGGTGCTCGCAATTAATCTCACCGGTACGTTCAATGTCATTCGCTTCGCGGCACAGGCGATGAGTGCCAATCCGCCGGAGGAAAGCGGCGAACGCGGCGTCATTGTCAACACCGCTTCGGGTGCTGCCTGGCAGGGCCAGATCGGCCAGGCCGCCTACAGCGCGTCAAAGGCCGGCGTGATGGGCCTCACCCTGCCGGTGGCGCGCGATCTGGCGGAAATCGGCATCCGTGTCGTCACCATTGCGCCAGGCCTGTTCGACACCTCGATGGTGGCGGGCCTGCCGGAGAATGTGTCGCAGTCGATCATCAACCGGATGATCCTGTATCCCAGCCGCATGGGGCAGGCCTCGGAATTCGGCGCTCTGGTGCGGCATATCGCGGAAAACCAATATCTCAATGCGACCACCATCTCGCTGGATGCCGGCGCCCGCATGGCGGCGCGCTGA
- a CDS encoding GntR family transcriptional regulator: MVAAGGARAIDERLPTPLYHQILLILRSQILDGRLQAGVQLPGEEELARQFNVSRITARRALAELAAEGLVTRGRGRGTHVAQRSDPPPIRAGVEGLLENLLAMGLKTQVTLVDFGYEPAAPDVAAALQVPAGEEVQRAVRVRSLEAGPFSYLTTYVPADIGRKFSRKELAQQPLLSLLEQSGVTIGGAEQTISATLADARVAPLLHTAIGAPLLRIGRVVQDAAGRPVEYIIGLYRPDRYQFRMSLDRVRGEEENTWSARVAPTAGGKRPPRSTRPSAIRREKLK, encoded by the coding sequence ATGGTGGCTGCGGGCGGAGCTAGGGCGATAGACGAGCGTCTGCCGACGCCGTTGTATCACCAGATTCTGCTCATTCTGCGCAGCCAGATCCTGGACGGTCGCCTGCAGGCCGGCGTGCAACTGCCCGGTGAAGAAGAGCTGGCGCGGCAATTCAATGTCTCGCGAATAACGGCACGCCGCGCGCTCGCCGAATTGGCGGCCGAGGGCCTGGTGACGCGGGGCAGGGGGCGCGGCACTCATGTGGCACAGCGTTCGGACCCACCGCCGATCCGCGCTGGAGTCGAGGGGTTGCTGGAAAACCTGCTGGCCATGGGTCTCAAGACCCAAGTGACCCTGGTTGATTTCGGTTATGAGCCGGCGGCGCCAGATGTCGCCGCCGCCTTGCAGGTGCCAGCGGGCGAGGAGGTGCAACGTGCCGTGCGTGTGCGCTCTCTGGAAGCCGGGCCCTTCTCCTACCTCACCACCTATGTGCCAGCCGATATCGGGCGTAAATTTTCGCGCAAGGAATTGGCACAGCAGCCGCTGCTGAGCCTGCTGGAACAATCCGGCGTCACCATCGGCGGTGCCGAACAGACCATCTCGGCCACCCTGGCCGATGCCCGCGTAGCCCCCCTGCTGCATACCGCGATAGGCGCGCCACTGCTGCGTATCGGGCGCGTGGTGCAGGATGCCGCCGGCCGGCCGGTAGAGTACATCATCGGCCTCTACAGGCCTGACCGCTATCAATTCCGCATGAGCCTCGACCGCGTGCGCGGCGAGGAGGAAAACACCTGGTCGGCCCGCGTGGCGCCGACTGCAGGGGGCAAGAGGCCGCCACGCTCCACCCGCCCAAGTGCCATCCGCAGGGAGAAATTAAAATGA
- a CDS encoding ABC transporter substrate-binding protein: MTTPKSGFRFTRRHFIAGSAVGAAAGIGGFPAILKAQPRTIKVGILHPVTGPLAPSGQQCRLGAKLAIDTINANGGIASMGGAKLEPIYADAQSKPDVGAAEVEKLNEMGAAAIIGPFASGIALATTQAAAKHNIPHIVDVGVVDQVVTRGLTNTFRFGPGLGAIVDSAIDNLVALNTQAGKPAKTVMIVHEESAFGAGMAKTLNEKLPAKGFEVLETIPHANPTRDFNNIALKIKGRNPDLLIPSNYYNEFVLLARTLRQQKIRPKAIYAILGGAASQYRFVEEFPDAAEFIMDCNHWFDPRNPVALELKKKVEAEKAYFSYEVFLNHECVRLLADALERAASADRAAITQALAASGWSNHFMPYGPTRFVNGQNVGAAPVNTQVIGKDIKVIFPKDFANAKPVFPAPRA; this comes from the coding sequence ATGACAACGCCCAAGTCTGGTTTCCGCTTCACCCGCCGCCATTTCATTGCTGGTTCCGCCGTCGGTGCTGCTGCCGGTATCGGCGGCTTCCCCGCCATCCTCAAGGCGCAGCCGCGCACCATCAAGGTCGGCATCCTGCATCCGGTGACCGGCCCGCTGGCGCCCTCGGGCCAGCAATGCCGCCTCGGTGCCAAGCTGGCCATCGACACCATCAATGCCAATGGCGGTATCGCCTCGATGGGCGGGGCCAAGCTGGAGCCGATCTATGCCGACGCGCAGTCGAAGCCGGATGTTGGCGCCGCTGAGGTTGAGAAGCTGAATGAGATGGGGGCTGCTGCCATCATCGGGCCGTTCGCTTCCGGCATCGCGCTGGCCACCACCCAGGCGGCGGCCAAGCACAACATTCCGCATATCGTCGATGTCGGCGTGGTGGATCAGGTGGTGACGCGCGGCCTCACCAACACTTTCCGTTTCGGCCCAGGCCTCGGTGCCATCGTCGATAGCGCCATCGACAATCTGGTGGCACTCAACACCCAAGCCGGCAAGCCGGCCAAGACGGTGATGATCGTGCATGAGGAATCGGCTTTCGGCGCCGGCATGGCCAAGACGCTGAACGAGAAGCTGCCGGCCAAGGGGTTTGAGGTACTGGAGACCATCCCGCATGCCAACCCGACCCGCGACTTCAACAATATTGCGCTGAAGATCAAGGGCCGTAATCCGGACCTGCTGATTCCCTCCAATTACTACAATGAATTCGTGCTGTTGGCGCGCACCCTGCGGCAGCAGAAGATTCGTCCGAAGGCGATCTATGCCATCCTTGGCGGCGCTGCCTCGCAGTATCGTTTCGTTGAAGAATTCCCCGATGCAGCCGAATTCATCATGGATTGCAATCACTGGTTTGATCCGCGCAATCCGGTGGCGCTGGAACTGAAAAAGAAGGTGGAAGCCGAAAAGGCCTACTTCTCCTACGAAGTGTTCCTCAACCATGAATGCGTCCGGTTGCTGGCTGATGCGCTGGAACGCGCCGCTTCCGCCGACCGTGCCGCCATCACCCAGGCGCTGGCCGCTTCCGGCTGGAGCAACCACTTCATGCCCTATGGCCCGACCCGCTTCGTCAATGGCCAGAATGTCGGCGCCGCACCGGTGAACACCCAGGTAATCGGCAAGGATATCAAGGTGATCTTCCCGAAGGATTTCGCCAACGCCAAGCCGGTTTTCCCGGCGCCGCGCGCCTGA
- a CDS encoding branched-chain amino acid ABC transporter permease, which yields MLEVSILLPAILNGLTTGAIYALIALGLTLIYGVLHIINFAHGSLLMLALYGVFFLHSLFGIDPYLALPVAALALFGIGYGLQRFVIGQASHGKDENILLVTLGLSVIIENLALYLWRSDTRTIETPYSFDVVDFGVAFIAVPKVVAFIGALIVAGLLWLLMARTDLGRAIRALAKERQGAKLVGINVEHIFAMSFGIGCACLGIAACLLLPSFYVSPQVGHAFVLVAFTVVVLGGMGSFIGALLGGLIIGVTESIGGLFLGESLGQLGIFLIFIIVLLFRPTGLLGQKA from the coding sequence ATGCTCGAAGTATCGATCCTGCTGCCAGCAATCCTGAACGGCCTGACGACCGGGGCGATCTATGCCCTGATCGCACTCGGGCTGACGCTGATCTACGGCGTGCTGCATATCATCAATTTCGCCCATGGCAGCCTGCTGATGCTGGCGCTTTATGGCGTGTTTTTTCTCCACAGCCTGTTCGGTATCGATCCCTATCTTGCTTTGCCAGTGGCGGCTTTGGCGCTGTTCGGTATCGGCTATGGCCTGCAACGCTTCGTCATCGGTCAGGCCAGCCATGGCAAGGATGAGAATATTCTGCTGGTGACGCTGGGCCTGTCGGTGATCATCGAGAATTTGGCGCTGTATCTCTGGCGCTCGGATACCCGCACCATCGAGACGCCGTATTCCTTCGATGTGGTGGATTTCGGCGTTGCCTTCATCGCTGTGCCGAAAGTAGTCGCCTTCATTGGCGCGCTGATCGTCGCGGGCCTGCTCTGGCTGCTGATGGCGCGGACTGATCTCGGCCGTGCCATCCGCGCGTTGGCCAAGGAGCGCCAGGGTGCCAAGCTGGTCGGCATCAATGTCGAGCATATCTTCGCCATGTCCTTCGGCATCGGCTGTGCTTGTCTCGGCATTGCTGCTTGTCTGCTGCTGCCGAGCTTCTATGTCAGCCCACAGGTCGGCCATGCCTTCGTGCTGGTGGCATTCACCGTGGTCGTACTCGGCGGCATGGGCAGCTTCATCGGTGCTTTGCTCGGCGGTCTTATCATCGGGGTCACAGAGAGCATTGGCGGCCTGTTCCTCGGCGAGAGCCTGGGGCAGCTCGGGATTTTCCTGATCTTCATCATCGTACTGCTGTTCCGGCCCACCGGACTGCTCGGGCAGAAGGCATGA
- a CDS encoding branched-chain amino acid ABC transporter permease has product MTMRGLAPILIFAFVLAPLPLLVQSDFWLTWLTLALFYAYLGQAWNLLGGYGGQFSFGHALFFGTGAYCTAILQIRFGINAWGGFGLSAIAAGAVGAGTGWLVFRYGLRGSYFALVTLAFAEVFRILANTFAFTGAGVGLLVPLQPGFAQMQFPDKAGFFWLLLALVTAALLLTWWLENARFGARLMAVRENEEAARALGVDPFATKLGAIVLSGALAGTGGAIYVQLFLYIDPGIAYGPAMSVEALLVPIIGGLGTIFGPVLGAFALHAIAEIGRMVFGEAPGLNLVLYGLLLVLMVLFLPNGLFGLGKARFGSGALRRLFKRGQHA; this is encoded by the coding sequence ATGACCATGCGCGGCCTTGCTCCCATCCTGATTTTTGCCTTTGTGCTGGCGCCGCTGCCATTGCTGGTACAGTCGGATTTCTGGCTCACCTGGCTCACCCTGGCGCTGTTCTATGCCTATCTTGGCCAGGCCTGGAATCTGCTCGGCGGCTATGGCGGGCAGTTCTCCTTCGGCCACGCACTGTTCTTTGGTACCGGCGCCTATTGCACGGCAATCCTGCAGATCCGTTTTGGCATCAATGCCTGGGGTGGCTTTGGCCTGTCCGCCATCGCCGCCGGTGCCGTGGGTGCCGGCACTGGCTGGCTGGTGTTCCGCTATGGCCTGCGCGGCTCGTATTTCGCTCTCGTCACCCTCGCCTTCGCGGAAGTGTTCCGTATCCTGGCCAACACTTTCGCTTTCACCGGTGCTGGTGTCGGTCTGCTGGTGCCGCTGCAGCCGGGCTTCGCGCAGATGCAATTCCCGGACAAGGCCGGCTTCTTCTGGCTGCTGCTGGCGTTGGTCACGGCGGCCCTGCTGCTCACCTGGTGGCTCGAGAATGCCCGTTTCGGCGCCAGGCTGATGGCGGTGCGCGAGAATGAAGAAGCGGCCCGGGCTCTTGGCGTCGATCCCTTCGCGACCAAGCTTGGCGCCATCGTACTGTCCGGCGCATTGGCCGGCACTGGCGGTGCCATCTATGTGCAGCTTTTTCTCTACATCGATCCTGGTATCGCCTATGGCCCAGCCATGTCGGTGGAGGCATTGCTGGTGCCGATCATCGGCGGGCTGGGTACCATTTTCGGCCCGGTGCTTGGCGCCTTCGCGCTGCATGCCATTGCCGAGATCGGCCGCATGGTGTTTGGCGAAGCGCCGGGCCTGAATCTGGTGCTCTATGGCCTGCTGCTGGTGCTGATGGTGCTGTTCCTGCCCAATGGCCTGTTCGGTCTTGGCAAGGCACGGTTCGGCAGCGGTGCTCTCCGTCGTTTGTTCAAGCGGGGGCAGCATGCTTGA
- a CDS encoding ABC transporter ATP-binding protein, whose amino-acid sequence MLEIRHLAKKFGGLVATNDVSFIVPEGRITALIGPNGAGKTTIFAQISGFHRPDGGDILFQGRSLAGMTPEAICRLGIARTFQIVQPFAGLSVRENIAVGAHLHRAGRRAALDHAEAVAKQVGLATQLDKPAAALTVAGRKRLELAKALATDPKLLLLDEVMAGLNPAEIDEIIPVIRGIRASGVTILLIEHVMRAVMNLSEHAWVLNNGSLIASGTPAEIAADPQVIEAYLGHGAAQRMQADTATAGVRHA is encoded by the coding sequence ATGCTTGAAATCCGGCACCTTGCGAAGAAATTTGGCGGTCTCGTCGCCACCAACGATGTCAGCTTCATTGTGCCGGAAGGTCGCATCACGGCGCTGATTGGCCCGAATGGCGCTGGCAAGACCACTATTTTTGCGCAGATATCGGGCTTCCATCGCCCCGATGGCGGCGACATTCTGTTCCAGGGGCGCTCGCTGGCTGGCATGACGCCGGAGGCGATCTGCCGGCTCGGCATCGCCCGCACCTTTCAGATCGTGCAGCCCTTCGCTGGCTTGAGCGTGCGCGAGAATATCGCCGTTGGTGCCCATCTGCATCGTGCTGGCCGCCGCGCGGCGCTGGATCATGCAGAAGCTGTGGCTAAGCAGGTCGGCCTGGCGACGCAGCTCGACAAGCCGGCAGCAGCGCTCACCGTGGCGGGCCGCAAGCGGCTGGAATTGGCCAAGGCGCTGGCCACCGACCCGAAGTTGCTGCTGCTGGATGAAGTGATGGCCGGCCTCAATCCGGCGGAGATCGACGAGATCATTCCGGTGATCCGCGGCATCCGTGCTTCTGGCGTCACCATTCTGCTGATCGAGCATGTGATGCGGGCGGTGATGAATCTGTCCGAGCATGCCTGGGTGCTGAATAATGGCAGCCTGATTGCCAGCGGCACGCCAGCCGAGATTGCCGCCGATCCGCAGGTGATCGAAGCCTATCTCGGCCATGGCGCTGCGCAACGCATGCAGGCGGACACAGCAACGGCGGGGGTGCGCCATGCTTGA
- a CDS encoding ABC transporter ATP-binding protein, which translates to MLEVRSLEAGYDEIAVLRGVTLDVAKGEIVALLGANGAGKSTLNNNLSGLYRPQAGNIRFLGQDITGANPDRIVEAGLIQVPEGRRVFPNLSVRENLELGSYRRARASRVANIERVYAIFPRLQERASQHAGTLSGGEQQMLAIGRGLMAEPELLILDEPSLGLSPLLVEEMFGLIQRLNREGLSILLVEQNVVQSLAIAHRAFVLEHGVIALSGPAAELMNDPGLKASYLGI; encoded by the coding sequence ATGCTTGAAGTGCGTTCCCTGGAAGCCGGTTACGACGAGATCGCTGTTCTGCGCGGCGTCACGCTTGATGTTGCCAAGGGGGAGATCGTTGCCTTGCTCGGCGCCAATGGTGCTGGGAAATCGACGCTGAACAATAATCTTTCGGGTCTCTATCGGCCGCAGGCCGGCAACATTCGTTTTCTGGGTCAAGACATCACCGGCGCTAATCCCGACCGCATTGTCGAGGCCGGGCTGATACAGGTGCCGGAAGGTCGTCGGGTTTTTCCTAACCTGAGCGTGCGCGAGAATCTGGAGCTTGGCAGCTATCGTCGCGCTCGCGCCAGCCGTGTCGCCAATATCGAGCGCGTCTATGCCATTTTTCCACGCCTGCAAGAGCGCGCCAGCCAGCATGCCGGCACGCTCTCGGGCGGTGAGCAGCAGATGTTGGCCATTGGCCGTGGCCTGATGGCGGAACCGGAATTGCTGATCCTTGACGAGCCATCGCTCGGCCTTTCACCGCTGCTGGTGGAGGAAATGTTCGGCCTGATTCAGCGGCTGAACCGCGAGGGCCTCTCGATCCTGCTGGTGGAACAGAATGTGGTACAATCCCTGGCCATCGCGCACCGCGCCTTCGTGCTTGAGCATGGCGTGATCGCCTTGTCTGGCCCAGCGGCCGAGTTGATGAACGATCCGGGGCTCAAGGCCTCGTATCTGGGGATCTGA
- a CDS encoding 3-isopropylmalate dehydratase large subunit, which produces MTQAAIQPAMTLAEKLVARAAGRGSVRPGEVITARVDLAMMHDSGGPRRVAPMLQRLGASVWDPERVVVISDHYVPAVDAESAGILDLTRKWVKAAGVSKFHDMQGICHVVLPERGHLRPGMFVVGGDSHSPTGGAFGAYMFGVGATEMCGVLVTGEIWLRVPETILLHWQGKLAPGVVAKDMILAMCAKLGMDGGRYQAIQYAGDTIGRLAMQERMTLSNMAAELGAQAGLIAPDAVTRSYLESVGVASEVIDTAYWQTDAAACIAERHDFDASELAPMVAAPHSPANSAAVTEHRGVVIDQAYIGACTGAKINDLRMAASVLKGRKVASSTRLLIAPASARTTAEAAADGTLAILAEAGAILLSSGCGACAGYGAGVLAEDETCIASTARNFKGRMGAGSSKVYLGSPYTVAASAISGRISDPREFL; this is translated from the coding sequence ATGACCCAGGCGGCAATACAGCCGGCAATGACTCTCGCTGAAAAACTGGTGGCCCGCGCCGCCGGGCGCGGCAGCGTGCGGCCGGGCGAGGTGATCACTGCCAGGGTCGATCTGGCCATGATGCACGATTCCGGTGGCCCGCGACGGGTGGCGCCGATGCTGCAGCGGCTTGGCGCCTCGGTGTGGGATCCGGAGCGCGTGGTGGTGATCTCAGATCATTATGTGCCGGCAGTGGATGCGGAGAGTGCAGGTATCCTCGATCTCACGCGCAAATGGGTGAAGGCTGCCGGCGTATCGAAGTTCCACGACATGCAGGGTATCTGCCATGTGGTGTTGCCGGAACGCGGCCATCTGCGCCCGGGCATGTTCGTGGTCGGCGGCGACAGTCACTCGCCCACAGGCGGAGCCTTCGGCGCCTACATGTTTGGCGTCGGTGCCACCGAGATGTGCGGCGTGCTGGTTACCGGCGAGATCTGGCTGCGCGTGCCGGAAACCATCCTGCTGCATTGGCAGGGCAAGCTCGCGCCGGGCGTGGTGGCGAAGGACATGATCCTAGCCATGTGTGCCAAGCTTGGCATGGATGGTGGCCGCTATCAGGCCATCCAGTATGCCGGCGACACCATCGGCAGACTGGCGATGCAGGAACGCATGACCTTGAGCAACATGGCCGCTGAGCTTGGTGCCCAAGCCGGCCTGATCGCACCCGACGCAGTGACGCGCAGCTATCTCGAAAGCGTCGGCGTGGCGTCGGAAGTCATCGATACCGCCTATTGGCAAACCGATGCTGCTGCCTGTATCGCCGAACGCCATGATTTCGATGCTTCCGAATTGGCTCCGATGGTTGCGGCGCCGCATAGCCCGGCCAATTCTGCGGCGGTCACCGAACACAGGGGCGTTGTTATCGATCAGGCCTATATTGGTGCCTGCACCGGTGCCAAGATCAACGATCTGCGTATGGCTGCCAGTGTGCTGAAGGGCCGCAAAGTGGCAAGCAGCACACGGCTGCTGATCGCGCCGGCCTCTGCCCGCACAACCGCCGAAGCCGCTGCAGACGGCACCCTGGCAATACTGGCCGAAGCCGGGGCAATCCTGTTGTCGTCAGGTTGCGGCGCCTGTGCCGGCTATGGCGCCGGTGTACTGGCCGAAGACGAAACCTGCATCGCTTCCACGGCCCGCAATTTCAAAGGCCGCATGGGGGCTGGTTCTTCCAAGGTCTATCTCGGTTCGCCTTATACGGTGGCAGCATCAGCAATTTCGGGCCGTATCTCTGATCCCCGGGAGTTTCTGTGA
- a CDS encoding LeuD/DmdB family oxidoreductase small subunit, with protein sequence MAGRVWKFGDNIDTDVLAPGLYMKSPLSELARHCLEAVEPRFAAEVRPGDVVVGGRNFGMGSSREQAVMALRELGVGAVIAPSFAGIFYRNALNLGLLALVCPRAAEIPAEAMLNVDAASATLRDTASGAAFDCEPLPVHLLQMIDDGGLLPHLEKKIKANKLKEAQA encoded by the coding sequence ATGGCCGGCCGGGTGTGGAAGTTTGGCGACAATATCGATACCGATGTCCTGGCGCCGGGCCTGTACATGAAAAGCCCGCTCAGTGAATTGGCCCGCCATTGTCTCGAGGCAGTGGAGCCGCGTTTCGCGGCGGAAGTGCGGCCGGGAGATGTCGTGGTCGGTGGGCGCAATTTCGGTATGGGTTCATCGCGCGAGCAGGCGGTGATGGCGTTGCGGGAGCTTGGCGTTGGCGCTGTGATCGCGCCATCATTCGCCGGCATCTTCTATCGCAATGCCCTGAATCTGGGGCTTCTCGCGCTGGTCTGCCCGCGCGCTGCCGAGATTCCCGCCGAAGCAATGCTGAATGTGGATGCAGCCAGCGCCACCCTGCGCGATACGGCCAGTGGTGCAGCATTTGACTGCGAGCCATTGCCCGTGCATCTGCTGCAGATGATCGATGATGGTGGCCTGCTGCCGCATCTGGAAAAGAAAATCAAAGCCAATAAGCTGAAGGAGGCGCAGGCATGA
- a CDS encoding isocitrate lyase/PEP mutase family protein gives MSQLRAKLQGGGIVVAPGVYDGLSALVASQAGFEALYLSGASIAYTRFGRSDIGLVSMTEVADTLGAIRERVDTDIIVDADTGFGNALNVQRTVHLFERNGAAGIQIEDQALPKRCGHLDGKILVSPAEMVGKIKAALDARRSADTLIVARTDAIAVEGFDAAMERAARYVEAGCDVLFVEAPQDTEQMHQVTSRFGNRVPLLANMVEGGKTPLLSADELAAIGYRLAIFPGGLPRALAHCMTAYFASLKSHGTTAPFRDRMLDFNALNALIGTPELLARGRAYDAAQHEGQP, from the coding sequence ATGAGCCAACTGCGCGCGAAATTGCAGGGCGGTGGCATTGTCGTCGCGCCTGGCGTCTATGACGGCCTGTCCGCCTTGGTGGCGAGCCAAGCCGGTTTCGAAGCTTTATACCTCTCGGGTGCCAGTATCGCTTATACCCGTTTCGGGCGCTCCGATATTGGTCTGGTTTCCATGACCGAGGTGGCCGATACGTTGGGGGCGATCCGCGAGCGTGTTGACACCGATATCATTGTTGATGCCGATACCGGCTTTGGCAATGCATTGAATGTGCAACGTACCGTGCATCTATTCGAGCGCAATGGTGCCGCTGGAATCCAGATCGAGGACCAGGCTTTGCCAAAGCGCTGTGGCCATCTGGATGGCAAGATACTGGTGTCCCCGGCAGAGATGGTCGGCAAGATCAAGGCCGCGTTGGATGCCCGCCGTTCAGCGGATACGCTGATCGTTGCCCGCACCGATGCCATTGCTGTCGAGGGTTTCGACGCGGCGATGGAACGCGCTGCGCGTTATGTGGAAGCTGGCTGCGATGTGCTGTTCGTCGAGGCGCCGCAGGATACCGAACAGATGCATCAAGTAACCAGCCGCTTCGGCAACCGCGTACCGTTGCTGGCCAATATGGTGGAAGGCGGCAAGACGCCGCTGCTCTCGGCAGATGAGCTGGCGGCGATTGGCTATCGCCTGGCGATCTTCCCCGGTGGCCTGCCTCGCGCATTGGCGCATTGCATGACTGCCTATTTCGCCTCGCTCAAAAGTCACGGAACTACGGCGCCATTCCGCGACCGTATGCTGGATTTCAACGCGCTCAATGCCCTGATCGGCACGCCGGAATTGCTGGCGCGTGGCCGTGCCTATGATGCCGCGCAACATGAGGGCCAACCATGA
- a CDS encoding hydantoinase B/oxoprolinase family protein, whose product MIDPITLAVLKGRLEQVADEMDATLFRSAFNPIIAEAHDASHGLYHADTGETLVQGKSGLPIFVGAMAFAVKAVIDKAARDGDLQEGDVYIFNDPYDGGTHLSDFKLVRPFFRQGKVFCHLASVGHWHDVGGNVPGNYNPVATECFQEGMVIPPVKLYAAGVLRQDVVDILRANTRLPDSLYGDMNGQVNALDLGARRLHALLDEYGDATVAETLVELKRRAALQFRSLLRELPDGRYAAEDFLDNDGIRDEALRIGLEVVIEGEGLTLDFTRTSPACAGPVNIARSTAIAACYVAIKHIFPDVPANSGVLEPVKFIIPETSLISVKAPKPVGGYTETILRLIDVIFAAFAQIAPQRVNGCAYGTINALSLAGHRKDGRRWVMFSFFGGGHGGHPLGDGLNHGNAPISMATIPPLEILEAAYPVLFTEWSLRADSGGAGRHRGGLGAVYEIELLEEQADLFLFGERGKYAPAGVLGGHAAQRNRFLYPKNGEVVEPAMVSKLHDAKLKKGERIRLETPGGGGYGPPAERKPERIAEDLRLGYVTEAGLVRDYGRKAKEAAE is encoded by the coding sequence ATGATCGATCCCATCACCCTGGCGGTGTTGAAAGGCCGCCTGGAGCAGGTCGCCGACGAGATGGACGCCACCTTGTTCCGCTCTGCCTTCAATCCGATTATTGCCGAGGCGCATGACGCCAGCCACGGCCTCTATCATGCCGATACTGGCGAGACCCTGGTGCAGGGCAAGTCTGGCCTGCCGATCTTCGTCGGCGCCATGGCTTTCGCGGTCAAGGCGGTGATCGACAAGGCAGCGCGCGACGGTGATCTGCAGGAAGGCGATGTCTATATATTCAACGATCCCTATGATGGCGGCACACATCTTTCGGATTTCAAGCTGGTACGGCCGTTCTTCCGCCAGGGCAAGGTATTTTGCCATCTTGCCTCAGTCGGCCATTGGCATGATGTTGGTGGCAATGTGCCGGGTAATTACAATCCAGTTGCCACCGAGTGCTTCCAGGAAGGCATGGTGATTCCGCCGGTGAAGCTTTATGCCGCAGGCGTGCTGCGGCAGGACGTCGTGGATATTCTGCGCGCGAATACGCGGCTGCCGGATAGCCTTTATGGCGACATGAACGGCCAGGTGAACGCACTGGATCTTGGCGCTCGCCGCCTGCATGCCTTGCTCGATGAGTACGGCGACGCGACGGTGGCCGAGACGCTGGTTGAACTGAAGCGGCGTGCCGCGCTGCAATTCCGCAGCCTGCTGCGCGAACTCCCGGATGGCCGCTATGCGGCTGAGGATTTCCTCGATAATGACGGCATCCGCGACGAGGCCCTGCGCATCGGACTTGAGGTGGTGATCGAGGGAGAGGGGCTGACGCTCGATTTCACACGCACGTCGCCGGCCTGTGCCGGTCCGGTGAATATCGCGCGTTCAACGGCGATTGCCGCCTGCTATGTTGCCATCAAGCACATTTTCCCCGATGTGCCGGCGAATTCAGGCGTACTCGAGCCGGTGAAATTCATCATCCCGGAAACCAGCCTGATCAGCGTGAAGGCGCCGAAGCCGGTCGGCGGTTATACCGAAACCATTCTGCGCCTGATCGATGTGATCTTCGCGGCTTTTGCGCAGATTGCGCCGCAGCGGGTGAATGGCTGCGCCTATGGTACCATCAATGCGCTGTCGCTGGCCGGGCACCGCAAGGACGGCCGGCGCTGGGTGATGTTCAGCTTTTTCGGCGGCGGCCATGGTGGTCACCCCCTTGGCGATGGCCTAAACCACGGCAATGCACCGATCTCGATGGCGACGATCCCGCCGCTTGAAATTCTGGAAGCCGCCTATCCCGTATTGTTCACTGAGTGGAGCTTGCGTGCGGATAGCGGTGGTGCCGGCAGGCATCGTGGTGGCCTGGGTGCTGTCTATGAAATCGAATTGCTGGAAGAACAGGCAGACCTGTTTCTGTTCGGCGAACGCGGCAAATATGCGCCAGCCGGTGTACTCGGCGGTCATGCGGCGCAACGCAATCGTTTCCTTTATCCGAAGAATGGCGAAGTGGTCGAGCCGGCCATGGTATCGAAGCTGCATGACGCAAAGCTGAAGAAGGGGGAGCGCATTCGCTTGGAGACGCCGGGTGGCGGTGGCTATGGCCCGCCGGCGGAACGCAAGCCAGAGCGGATCGCCGAGGATTTGCGGCTTGGCTATGTCACCGAGGCCGGCCTGGTGCGTGATTATGGCCGCAAGGCCAAGGAGGCGGCGGAATGA